In Aedes albopictus strain Foshan chromosome 3, AalbF5, whole genome shotgun sequence, the genomic window CAGTTAGGCAAAATAGAGTTTATGAAACCTACTACCTTCCCGGGGTTGAGAGACCAAATTTCACTCGGTTGCAAGCAACCATAATTTAGAAATTTGGATCTACGTTTGTACAAAGCACCAcagctgcaaagcagatgttccgaggtttccaaTTCAATGTTACAGAATCTACAGATATCATTCTGAACCCGACCTATGTTCTTCAAATGAtatctgctcgggcagtgtccagttattaggccAGTGAACGTGCACAAAGTTCTCTTATTAAGCTCCAAGAGCTTCCTAGTAATAcctgcatttggtgttataaatctttTTGATTGATTACATCTTTTGGTTACCATCCAGTTGGTAATCACCCTTTGTTCTTCCCATCGTTTCAATTCCATTTTTATGGCACAGTATGATATGCCACAGAAAGGTTCTGGTCCAAAGAACTGTGTATTAGATCCTTGTTTTGCGAGCTCGTCTGCCTTTTCATTTCCCTCAATGCCACAATGTCCAGGAACCCAATATATGTTTACTGAATTCTCTTGAGACAGTTTTCGCAGTGAGagtatgcattcccagacaagtctCGATGTACATTTATAAGCGTTCAGTGCTTTCAACGCAGCTTGGCTAtcagagaaaatacaaatatttgcatatctgtacttTCTTTTTAAGCAAGAGTCTGCGCATACTAGAATAGCAAAGATCTCCGCTTGAAACACCGTTGGATAGTTCCCCATTGGCACTGAAATGTTTATTCCAGGGCCAAAGATCCCAGCCCCCGTTTGTGTCCCAACTTTTGATCCATCTGTAAAGAATTTAATGGAACCTTGACGAACAGCTGGTCCTCCGGCATCCCACTCTAAACGCGATGTTTCACATACGTTGTAAGGAATGTCATAGTTATCCACTGGTTTCATCCAATCTCCATTCATATTCATTACAGAGTTACTTTGGAAGTGTTTTGATATGCTTAAGTGATTTACTAAATCTCCTGGCATAAATTCCTTCAACCGTTTTAATCTGATCATACTCTTTTCCGCTTCTAattgcacaaattcatgcaatggtagcaaATAAAGAATTGCATCTAACGATTTTGACGGAGTACTTCGCATCGCTCCCGTTACAGCGATGGACATCAGGCGTTGAAGTTTTGCAAGCTTAGCCTGCGCAgtggcctcttttgtttttggccaccacacGAGCGAAGCGTACGTTACTTTGGGACGTATAATAGatgtgtaaatccattttatcatttttggttttaagCCCCACTTTCTTCCAAACGTTTTGGAGCAGCACCAAAAAGCACTGGTAGCTTTGCCAATTACATACTCAATATGAGCATTCCAGTTTAATTTGGCGTCTAATATTACACCAAGGTACTTAACTTGTTCACTAAGACGCATTTGTACACCTCCAATCTTCAATGTTTTGAGGTTGAACTTCCTTTTCCTAGTGAACGGAACAATTACTACTTTTGAGGGGTTGACGTTAAGGCCTTCCTGCACACACCATGAATGGGTAAATTGCAGAGCCTGTTGCATTCTCTCTGAAATGATACTATCAAACTTTCCTCTTACTATGATGACAATATCATCTGCGAAGCCTACAACCTCGAAACCAAGTGTCTCCAAGCTTCTTagcagatcgtctacaactaaggaccacatcagTGGTGAAAGGACCCCTCCTTGAGGACAACCTTTCGTTGCCTTAATCATTATAGACGACCCACCTAGTTCAGaaatgatttctctttttgcaagcatagAATGAATCCAGTTAATGATAGCCGTATCAAAGCCCTTTTTTACCATGGCACGAGCCATCGAAGAATAAGAAGTGTTATCAAAAGCACCTTCAATATCCAAAAATGAACATagtgctatttcttttgctgtaaGTGTTTTTTCCACTTTAGACACCAGAGATTGCAACGCCGTGACTGTTGACTTCCCAGATTGGTATGCAAACTGGGTTTCTGATAGTGGATGTTCTTGCATGTAGTTTGAACTAATAAAATCGTTAAGAACTTTCTCCATAGTCTTTAACAAAACTGATGAAAGACTGATGGGTCTGTATGATTTAGGATGCGTCCTATTCCGCTTCCCTACCTTTGGTACAAAAATGACTTTTACttttctccattttgatggaatgtAGTTCAATCTTATACTTGCCTTGAAAATCTCTATTAGAGACGGAATTAAAACTGCCTCGCCCTTTTGAAGAAGTGCAGGAAATATTCCGTCTACTCCAGCAGATttgaaaggctgaaaagatctaactgCATTCTCTACTCTGGCTCTCGTGAAGATATTGTCGGCTAGATCTGGACTGATGTTTTCTGTTCTGGTAGACATGTAAGATGTCTTCATAGAACACCTTTCACCATCAAGGCCTTCAGATCTTACCGGATCTGCACATTGAACCGATCCAGGGAAATGAGTCTCCATCATTAAGTCTAAAGTTTCGCGAGGAGTTTTTGTAAAATCCCCATCATTACGTTTTAAATATCCGAGTTCACTGGTGTGATCTTTTGCTAGCAATTTCTGTAGCCTTGCAACTTCAGGGGTATTGCTGATGTTTTCACATGTTCGAACCCAAGATCTTCGTTTAGCTTTCcttatttcattattatattcAGTTAAAGACTTCCTATACTGAGACCAGTCTGAAGTAGCTTTCGCTCTATTAAACATTTTACGAGATATTTTCCGAAGTCGTTCAAGTTTTGTACTCCACCACGGCACGTCTCTGTTTGAGGACGCTCGTTTGGTAGGACAGCTTTGGTAAAATGAACTGAGTATCTTATCGTTTAACTTTTGAGAAAAGGATTCTAATTCCTGAATTGAATCAATCTTTCCCCTCTCCGTTACTAAGCTCGTATTCAGATTttgtacatattgatcccagtttgttttcctgggatttctgaaTGTAGTAGCAAGGCAATCGCCTTCCTTCCATTCAAACATAATATGTCTATGATCAGACAAAGAGGTTTCATCCGACACATGCCAgtttgaaattctttcataaattgcaGCGTTGCATAAAGTCAAGTCTAAAACTTCTTGTCTGATTGCGTTTGAAAAAGTTGGTTCATTTCCCTTATTACATATATCTATGTTACTTGCTGAGAGATAATCCAATAggcactcacctcgactgttgatATCCTTACTTCCCCACACCGTATGATGGGCGTTGGCGTCACACCCAAGAATGAATGGCTTGTTGATTTCTCTGCATTTTTGGACGAATGGatcgatctcaggaggaggaacCACAGTATCATCACCAGGGAAGTACGCTGAAGCCACAACGACCTCTGTTTTTCCCCTAGTTGTTGGTACCtccaccatgaccgcaacaatgtctcgTTTAATAAATTCTGTAATTGGATAGCATTTGAGTGTTTTATCAATTAATACAGCAGTTCTAGGTGAACTCTGAGTTTCGTCATAGAACAACTTACAATTTTGTGTTTCAATACCAAGTATTTTtcctttattggaccatggctcctGAATTAGAGCCACGCCCAAGCCTTGCTTACAGAACCtccgactcaacacagcagacgcACCCTTTGCGTGATGGAGGTTCACCTGCACGAACTTAATCGGTTTCATGAGAAGGCAGTGAACGCTTTTCTTTGCCTTTGCAGGAAGCGATGGTCCTATCGTTTTCATTTTCAAGAAATACACGGGTTTCTCTCATCTTATCAGGCATCCTTTCAGGCACACTCCTTTTCGTGGAATGCTGGCCATCTTTACTGCTTGAACCAATGAAAGGTTCCTTTGTATATTCCGTTATGTTCGATTTTGCACCTACAGTTGATGCGTTACCTTTGGGAGGAGTGGCAGTTATCTCCGAATGACGCTGCCCAGGATATTTCACCTTTCTCAGCTGCGTTTCGCCAAAGCGGAAGTTTAGAATAAAGTTTCTTTGCGACAGTATCTCCAAGGAACCTTCATCTACGTTTAGCATCCACTCTGCGTGTTTATTCGCGTTTGAACGGGTTAGAATTCTCCAGCCTTTTGTGCTTAGACCATCATTCTGACTCTCTATGAGTCCTCTAAGCCGCTCATCGCTGTAGTCAGCACTGAGGGGAAAGAACGCATGAAAAACTTCCGGGCGAGGAATATCTTTTTCATCCAACGCAATTAGTTCCGCATTTTCCCAAGGAGAGAGCATCCCAGTTACATCTTTTAGCCAATTTGCAGTTACTGAGTCTTTGCAGTCAAGGACCAGATAACCATGCCTATAGCTACATTTTGTAAATTTGGGTTTAACTTTCTCATGTCTTTGATtctctatttttaaaagaattgctTCCTGCAGAGCATCAAGTTGCTCTGTTGTCATTTGATGATTTGGATAATCTTTTACTAGTATGCCCATTTTAACCATCCTTGCCGCATCTCTATAGGAGTGTTTTGTTGAATTTGGAATGGCTGGCAGGTTACCAGAATATTCCGGAACTTTTAATGCAGCCTTCCCTGAATTCTTAACAGTCTCCTTCTCCTTCATATATTTGTCTTGGATGTTAGAAGAGATTAACCCCGCACGCATCTTTGGACAGAGGTTCTCCTTCGTCCTCTTTGCGTTTGGGTTCTCTTCACTACTACCTTGTTCACCTTCTCTCAATCTTTTAGTTGTGTTTGGAGTGCCAGGAGTAACATTAGAAAATACTTGTTTCCGAGCTTCGTGTTTATTCAGCCCagcttccagacatttcttcatttTATTCCTTTGTCCTTTTGACATATTTTTACGCCATTTGATTTTAGGCTCACTATCACTTAGAGATCGACTATTGTTGATCTCACTTTCGATAGCAGACCTAAAAATCACACTGGAAATCGGTTTGATAGTAACATTTATACCATCGTCGTCACTATCACTTTCCACCAGGTCATTTTTCGGCGTATTGAGTATCGAAGAGGAACACGACGGAACTTCTGAGGCAGAATCACTCAGCAGATCATTCTCCCTAGATTCAGCTACTTCCATATCCACTTCCTCAGGTTCCGAATGGACAATTGTGTTAATCACTGTCTTTTcgtgattcatttttttttatcgccTCTTGTAGTACTTATGTACACAAGAAAAATATGTAGTCGGTTTGGAATTAGCAAATATACAGCTGTCAAAATTGATTAGGGAAaaaggaaaggaaaaaaaaaaataaaataaaataaaataaaagtaaaTAAATTAGAATAAGGATAATATTTTGTGCTTCTGATCCCGGTTTTCTGTTTATTTATGTATTAATCTTTCGTGTATTTTATTTGTCGTAGAACTTTTTCCGTGTATATTGCACCATAAATGCTGTGCAAGTTCCACCCCAATTGTATGCAAGAACACTTTCAATATGTCATGCAGAAGACATTAAAGCATCTGACAGTTATGCActacaagaaattcttgcagttgCATCCTCGTCATGCATGATGGCCTCTTTCCTTTCTTTCTTTTACAATTCCAATGTTGAGCACAAATCTGGAATTAACTACACTTGAATTCACTAATCTCACCTATGCACTAGCAAAGATCTAAACGGCAGCGCCTTAGAATACTTTTGCACTATAGCTCACGATTTTTCACTACTTAATTCTGCCAAAAAAATTAGTAAAAGCTGAGCTAGTTTAGAAAGCACTTGTGCACTCGAGAGCAGTGTTGCCGacacggctgattaaatgcttgtCTATCAGACTATCAAAAAAGGAATCGAAAATATGTGTACAGGAAGATTCAAGCAGATATATCCGGGAAACCAAAGATTTCAAAAAGATGCAGAAATTTCCAGATGGTCCTGAATGAATCTGGAAGTTAACATTTATCTCGAAACTCCtccacaaggatttctccagaaattccgtcacagATTTCGcacacttttttttaaatttcttcaggaaatccttctggattccTACCGTCGTTTTAAGAAGATTCAAGCATTACATACCCGGATTTATTCTCGAGAGTCTTCCATCGTTCTGATTTTTCCTgtagtttttcatcccatacataaTTTCTTACGAATGTTCAACTATTGATATTCCTATTAGATTTCTCTTGaggttttttttcaaggattttttcacgaatttttcccaacatattttcagaaaaaaagtgtgttttaatctcattcttccaggattccttctgaataatatttcacaattttttttggaaactctTGTAGTTTGTACAGTAGTTTTTCCTGAGATTTGTTCAACACTTCTCTCAGGTTTGTCTTTAACAGGATTTTGCAGAAGTTCATTTCCAGATTTGTTCCAGTGAATTTCTCTGTATTGCTCCCAGAGAACATCAAGGCATTTCTCTAGTAATCTAGTCGAGAATTTTTCATTTCTCCctggatttttacagaagttttcCAAAGACATTTCTTGAAGGTTGTcgcgagatttctcttgaaatttctcccgaGACTtctcttggaacaatccttccgGTGTTGCTCCCGGGATGTTTCTCAGAGATTTTAAGGTTTTATAGCtttccacaaaaatttcttttggagtttcggGAGgttttccttttaaaatttctgcaggagcaaATGCTTATATTTCTCATGTAGTTTTTCCCGTGATCTGTTTTAGAGGGGTTTACAGATTTTTACTGCTAGTGGTGTCCGGGATGTTTTGCTGCGATCTTTCTTAGACTTTTTTTAGACTATATGCCGGCCCTAATTCTCAGAGTTCCTGCCGGATATTTTACTGGAAACTGTTCCGAGATTCCCAGGGATTTACCTTTTAATAGTTaccctctctctcttcttggcgtaacgtcctcattgggacaaagcctacttctcagcttagtgttctatgagcacttccacagttattaactgagagcttcctctgccaatgaccattttgcatgcgtatatcatgtggcaggcacgaagatactctatgcccaaggaagtcaaggaaaagatcctggaccgaccgggaatcgaacccgtcaccctcagcatggtcatgctgaatacccgtgcgtttaccgcctcggatatATGGGCCCTCAATAGCCCCAATAGCtcaatgggcccatatagccgaggcggtaaacgcacgggtattcagcatgaccatgctgagggtgacgggttcgattcccggtcggtccaggatcttttcgtaaaggaaatttccttgacttccttgggcatagagtatcttcgtgcctgccacacgatatacgcatgcaaaatggtcattggcagaggaagctctcagttaataactgtggaagtgctcatagaacactaagctgagaagcaggctttgtcccaatgaggacgtaacgccaagaagagagagagagagctcaaTGGGCCCTTAATAGTTACCCCCGgacttttataaaaataatcttgaaatgtATCTTAGGAACCTGCGGAATTCTTTGTAAGAGAAATATCAAAAGGAGTCCTGGTGGAACCTCTGAAACCAGGGACAAAAGTtgagatttcttggaaaaacttGTGGATGTAATTCGGGAAGGTAATACATTGGAAATGTACATAAATGAAAAACTACAAACAAAAGTGGGATTATTTTGTTTATATAGCGTCCATAAGTGACGTTACATTTTTGGCCAGGGTCGTTTTAGAGGAGTCAGGAGCCATTTAAGGGGTTTTGACAGGTTACGTTGGTGCTTCAATGGGTTACGtagtaatgacggtaactatggcatcGGAGGCCAGTGGACGTTTATAGGGGAGAGTTAAGGGAGGCTGCAGAGGCTTTCCAGGGGGGGCACATGGGTTTCAAGGGGTACCAAAAGATGCAATAGGCGCTTTAAAGTACATCATGGACGTTTCAGAAGGCTTCAGGGGGTTTTAAGAGGCTCCAGAGATctcagagcgtttcagggggtttcgagtGTGCCTCAGGGGCTCAAGGGGTCTCAGAGAGCTTTCGGGTGGGCCTTTGGCACGCTTAAAAGGATCTCAGGGacttttcaggggat contains:
- the LOC134289869 gene encoding uncharacterized protein LOC134289869 translates to MNHEKTVINTIVHSEPEEVDMEVAESRENDLLSDSASEVPSCSSSILNTPKNDLVESDSDDDGINVTIKPISSVIFRSAIESEINNSRSLSDSEPKIKWRKNMSKGQRNKMKKCLEAGLNKHEARKQVFSNVTPGTPNTTKRLREGEQGSSEENPNAKRTKENLCPKMRAGLISSNIQDKYMKEKETVKNSGKAALKVPEYSGNLPAIPNSTKHSYRDAARMVKMGILVKDYPNHQMTTEQLDALQEAILLKIENQRHEKVKPKFTKCSYRHGYLVLDCKDSVTANWLKDVTGMLSPWENAELIALDEKDIPRPEVFHAFFPLSADYSDERLRGLIESQNDGLSTKGWRILTRSNANKHAEWMLNVDEGSLEILSQRNFILNFRFGETQLRKVKYPGQRHSEITATPPKGNASTVGAKSNITEYTKEPFIGSSSKDGQHSTKRSVPERMPDKMRETRVFLENENDRTIASCKGKEKRSLPSHETD